A stretch of the Tannerella serpentiformis genome encodes the following:
- a CDS encoding DUF6261 family protein, with translation MSETTLKIPHAVKIEESNCVSFKVGLHASLHRSQYDLLQNVSPELVQFPKGMMERWEELIMMECQSPSKGRTYSRFTPLMNEKDAERRRLLASFFGIIRGNIYLPDGPKREAALKLEAKLHRFRGMQHGGSKMARSARIAALEKDLEELKSEVETLGLTATVQQLHEVTTAYESLSMERVKQRVDEKRPTMRETRREADVYYERACRLVEAAHLMATTDEARKAIERLVDLMNRAVRESKRTYHEMLGQRRRYKKKEAPIDGSVDDASGGVS, from the coding sequence ATGAGCGAAACGACATTGAAGATACCGCATGCGGTAAAGATCGAAGAGAGCAACTGTGTGAGCTTCAAAGTGGGGCTGCATGCCAGTTTACACCGCAGTCAATACGACCTTTTGCAGAATGTCAGTCCGGAGCTGGTGCAATTTCCGAAGGGGATGATGGAGCGCTGGGAGGAACTGATAATGATGGAGTGCCAGTCGCCATCGAAGGGGCGGACGTACTCGCGTTTTACGCCTTTGATGAACGAAAAAGATGCGGAGCGACGCCGATTGCTGGCCTCTTTTTTCGGCATTATCCGCGGGAATATCTACCTGCCGGACGGGCCAAAGCGCGAGGCGGCGCTGAAGCTCGAGGCCAAGCTGCACCGCTTTCGGGGCATGCAGCATGGGGGCTCGAAGATGGCGCGTAGCGCGCGCATTGCGGCCTTGGAGAAGGATCTGGAGGAGCTCAAGAGCGAGGTGGAGACGCTGGGCCTGACCGCAACGGTGCAGCAGCTGCATGAGGTGACGACGGCGTACGAGTCGCTCAGCATGGAGCGCGTGAAACAGCGCGTGGATGAGAAGCGGCCGACGATGCGAGAGACGCGTCGGGAGGCGGATGTGTATTACGAGCGGGCCTGTCGGCTGGTCGAGGCGGCACACCTCATGGCCACGACCGACGAGGCGCGCAAGGCCATCGAGCGGTTGGTGGATCTGATGAATCGGGCGGTGCGGGAGTCCAAACGGACGTATCACGAGATGCTCGGTCAGCGTCGCCGGTACAAAAAGAAGGAGGCGCCGATCGACGGGAGTGTCGACGACGCCTCTGGGGGTGTATCGTAA
- a CDS encoding ketopantoate reductase family protein: MKRIVIMGLGGVGGYFGGMLARTYATNREVEVYFVARGKHGLEIARSGLEVETPKGSFRVRPEGVVEQPERLGVTADYILCCTKSYDLEAAVQKLRPIIGPETVIVPLLNGADIRDRIVEQLKDRGQVWYGLTYIVAMKTTPGTVRNVHGRGKLLFGSGAGRCERGDELEALLREAGIQAEWHDDIQLQVWKKFIIISVSASVTSYFDLPVLLALERHPDMCHRLLQEATSVAQARGFDLTEEYCWQELLRTWGSDEKSTTSMHRDFRAGRPTEVDSLCGYIVREAERLNIPVPAYEEIYRGLKVGICK, from the coding sequence ATGAAGCGCATTGTAATCATGGGTTTAGGAGGCGTCGGCGGATATTTTGGCGGCATGCTGGCGCGCACCTATGCAACCAACAGAGAGGTTGAGGTTTATTTCGTCGCCAGAGGGAAGCACGGGCTGGAGATCGCGCGGAGCGGACTGGAGGTGGAGACACCGAAGGGTTCGTTTCGTGTGCGGCCGGAGGGTGTCGTCGAGCAGCCGGAAAGGTTGGGCGTGACGGCCGACTATATTTTGTGTTGCACGAAGAGTTACGACCTGGAGGCGGCCGTGCAGAAGCTGCGGCCTATCATCGGGCCGGAGACCGTCATCGTGCCGCTGCTGAACGGCGCCGACATCCGCGACCGCATCGTCGAGCAGCTCAAAGACCGCGGGCAGGTGTGGTATGGCCTGACGTACATCGTGGCCATGAAGACGACCCCGGGCACGGTCCGCAATGTGCACGGGCGCGGCAAGTTGCTCTTCGGCTCGGGTGCGGGGCGCTGCGAGCGGGGCGACGAGCTGGAGGCCCTGCTGCGCGAGGCGGGCATACAGGCCGAGTGGCACGACGACATCCAGCTGCAGGTGTGGAAGAAGTTCATCATCATCTCCGTCTCAGCCTCGGTCACGTCTTACTTCGACCTGCCCGTGCTGCTGGCCTTGGAGCGCCATCCGGACATGTGTCACCGACTGCTCCAAGAGGCCACCAGCGTGGCCCAGGCTCGGGGCTTCGACCTGACGGAGGAGTATTGTTGGCAGGAGCTGCTGCGGACGTGGGGCAGCGACGAGAAGTCCACCACGTCGATGCACCGCGACTTCCGCGCTGGTCGGCCCACGGAGGTCGACAGCCTCTGCGGATACATCGTGCGTGAGGCCGAGCGACTCAATATTCCCGTGCCGGCGTACGAGGAGATTTATCGGGGGCTGAAGGTGGGGATATGTAAGTGA
- a CDS encoding IMP dehydrogenase: MAVYLEDVSRTFGEYLLIPGLTTKACIPTNVSLKTPLVKHAVGEPSPIRLNIPFVSAIMQAVSGPELAIELARNGGLSFIFGSQPIESQAEMVRKVKKFKAGFVVSDSNLTPEQTLADVVKLVRQTGHSTIGITDDGTPNGRLLGIVTSRDYRAEKDDPAMKIGTFMTPFSKLIYGRSGISLSEANRILWEHKLNSLPIIDADDRLAYFVFRKDYDSHRKNPDELSDATKKLLVGAGINTRDYKERVPALIEAGVDALCIDSSDGYSEWQRETLEWVKANYNIPVGAGNIVDSEGFRYLVDAGADFIKVGIGGGSICITREQKGIGRGQATALIDVARARDAYREETGLYVPICSDGGIVHDYHMTLALAMGADFLMMGRYFARFDESPTQTLRIGNNYVKEYWGEGSNRAKNWQRYDMGGSEALKFEEGVDSYVPYAGKMKDNLDITLGKIRATMCSCGAITLEELQQRAKITLVSSTSIVEGGAHDVILKDQN, translated from the coding sequence ATGGCTGTTTACTTAGAAGACGTCTCCAGAACCTTCGGAGAATACCTGTTGATCCCTGGTCTGACGACCAAGGCGTGTATCCCGACCAATGTGTCGCTCAAAACGCCGCTCGTAAAGCACGCCGTGGGCGAGCCCTCGCCTATCCGGCTGAATATCCCCTTCGTTTCGGCCATCATGCAGGCCGTGTCCGGCCCCGAGCTGGCCATCGAGCTGGCGCGTAACGGTGGCCTCTCGTTCATCTTCGGTTCACAGCCCATCGAGAGTCAGGCCGAGATGGTGCGTAAGGTGAAGAAGTTCAAGGCCGGCTTCGTAGTCAGCGACTCCAACCTCACGCCCGAGCAAACCCTGGCCGACGTCGTTAAGCTGGTACGCCAGACGGGCCACTCCACCATCGGCATCACCGACGACGGCACGCCTAACGGCCGACTGCTCGGCATCGTCACCAGCCGCGACTATCGCGCTGAGAAGGACGATCCGGCCATGAAGATCGGCACCTTCATGACGCCCTTCTCCAAGCTCATCTACGGCCGATCGGGCATCTCGCTGAGCGAGGCCAACCGCATCCTTTGGGAGCACAAGCTGAACTCGCTGCCTATCATCGACGCCGACGACCGCCTGGCCTACTTCGTCTTCCGCAAAGACTACGACAGCCACCGCAAGAACCCGGACGAGCTATCCGATGCTACGAAGAAGCTGCTCGTCGGTGCAGGCATCAACACGCGCGACTACAAGGAGCGTGTCCCGGCGCTCATCGAGGCCGGCGTAGATGCGCTCTGCATCGACTCCTCCGACGGCTATTCCGAATGGCAGCGGGAGACCCTCGAATGGGTCAAGGCGAACTACAACATCCCCGTGGGCGCAGGCAACATCGTAGACAGCGAAGGCTTCCGCTACCTCGTCGACGCCGGCGCGGACTTCATCAAGGTGGGCATCGGCGGCGGATCGATCTGCATCACCCGCGAGCAGAAGGGCATCGGACGTGGACAGGCTACGGCGCTGATCGACGTGGCGCGTGCCCGCGACGCCTATCGTGAGGAGACGGGGCTCTACGTGCCCATCTGTAGCGACGGCGGCATCGTGCACGACTATCACATGACGCTGGCCTTGGCGATGGGAGCCGACTTCCTGATGATGGGTCGCTACTTCGCCCGCTTCGACGAATCGCCCACGCAGACGCTCCGCATCGGCAATAACTACGTGAAGGAGTACTGGGGCGAAGGCTCCAACCGCGCCAAGAACTGGCAGCGGTACGACATGGGCGGCTCCGAGGCGTTGAAGTTTGAGGAGGGTGTCGACAGCTACGTGCCCTATGCCGGTAAGATGAAGGACAACCTCGACATCACCCTCGGTAAGATCCGCGCCACGATGTGCAGCTGCGGCGCCATCACGCTCGAGGAGCTGCAACAGCGCGCCAAGATCACGCTCGTCTCCTCCACCAGCATCGTGGAGGGTGGTGCGCACGACGTGATCCTCAAAGACCAGAACTAG
- a CDS encoding putative DNA modification/repair radical SAM protein, with the protein MTDTVLDKLKILAESAKYDVSCSSSGTVRHNTAGGIGNTVGGVGICHSFTADGRCVSLLKIMLTNHCIFDCAYCINRRSNDRPRATLSVRELVDLTIEFYRRNYIEGLFLSSGIIRNPDYTMERMVRVVKDLRTTHRFNGYIHLKSIPGCSRELVEEGGLYADRMSVNLELPTEESLRRVAPDKNFESVFAPMRYIRQGMLQSQEDRRKFRHAPRFVPAGQSTQIIVGATPETDHDILRVSSALYRRPSMRRVYYSGYVPVNTYDTRLPAAVGRVPLIRENRLYQADWLMRFYGFSADEIVDSTTPNLDLEIDPKLAWALRHPECFPVDINRADYALIVRVPGIGVKSARMIVASRRYGSLTSDSLRRIGVVMKKAQYFITCRELSLGGTIQEVTPEQVRRALVPTPSRSKKLDPRQLSIVWE; encoded by the coding sequence ATGACCGACACCGTATTAGATAAGCTCAAGATCCTGGCCGAATCCGCCAAGTACGACGTCTCGTGCTCCTCGAGTGGCACGGTGCGGCACAACACGGCGGGAGGGATCGGCAACACCGTCGGCGGCGTCGGCATCTGCCACAGCTTCACCGCCGACGGCCGCTGCGTCTCGCTGCTGAAGATCATGCTCACCAACCACTGCATCTTCGACTGCGCCTACTGCATCAACCGCCGCAGCAACGACCGCCCACGCGCCACACTCTCCGTTCGCGAGCTCGTAGACCTCACCATCGAGTTCTACCGCCGCAACTACATCGAGGGCCTCTTCCTCAGCTCCGGCATCATCCGTAACCCGGACTACACGATGGAGCGCATGGTGCGCGTGGTCAAAGACCTCCGCACCACGCACCGCTTCAACGGTTACATCCACCTCAAGAGCATCCCCGGCTGTAGCCGCGAGCTGGTCGAGGAGGGCGGGCTCTACGCCGATCGCATGAGTGTCAACCTCGAGCTGCCCACCGAAGAGAGCCTCCGACGCGTGGCCCCGGACAAGAACTTCGAGAGCGTCTTCGCCCCGATGCGTTACATCCGCCAGGGCATGCTGCAAAGCCAGGAAGACCGCCGCAAGTTTCGCCACGCACCACGCTTCGTGCCGGCCGGACAGAGCACACAGATCATCGTCGGCGCCACGCCCGAGACCGACCACGACATCCTCCGCGTCTCCTCCGCCCTCTACCGTCGGCCAAGCATGCGACGCGTCTATTATTCGGGCTACGTCCCCGTCAACACCTACGACACACGCCTGCCCGCCGCCGTCGGCCGCGTGCCCCTCATCCGCGAGAACCGCCTCTATCAGGCCGACTGGCTGATGCGCTTCTACGGCTTCAGCGCCGACGAGATCGTGGACAGCACCACCCCCAACCTCGACCTCGAGATCGACCCGAAGCTCGCCTGGGCGCTGCGTCACCCGGAGTGTTTCCCCGTCGACATCAACCGCGCCGACTACGCCCTCATCGTCCGCGTGCCCGGCATCGGCGTCAAGTCTGCCCGCATGATCGTCGCCTCCCGCCGCTACGGCAGCCTCACCTCCGACAGCCTCCGGCGCATCGGCGTGGTGATGAAGAAGGCGCAGTATTTCATCACCTGCCGCGAGCTCTCCCTCGGGGGAACCATCCAAGAAGTTACCCCCGAACAAGTGCGCCGCGCCCTCGTCCCCACCCCATCGCGCAGCAAGAAGCTCGATCCCCGGCAGCTGAGCATCGTGTGGGAATGA
- a CDS encoding TIGR03915 family putative DNA repair protein: MHIFFYDKTFEGLLTAVFDAYSRRTFPDRLLRVGEPAPLFADTTYTVVTDTPRAERVRLGLMRKLPAEATTLILRAWLSEQPAVDELLFRYIRKALDAPESIATNFADPDVLEVRNLALKVSREAHKLKQFVRFSKTADGLYVAPIRPVYNALPLTVPHFTDRFSDQPWVIYDLCRRYGYHYDLHTTREVTLADDAALRSRLDPDLLATDEQRFQVLWRAYFRSLTIRERLNPRKQRQDMPVRFWPHLTEMQPEDL; the protein is encoded by the coding sequence GTGCACATTTTCTTCTACGATAAAACCTTCGAGGGCCTCCTCACGGCCGTTTTCGACGCCTACAGTCGCCGCACCTTCCCCGACCGTCTGCTGCGTGTGGGCGAACCCGCGCCGCTCTTTGCCGACACGACATACACCGTCGTCACCGACACGCCCCGGGCCGAACGCGTCCGCCTCGGACTCATGCGCAAGCTCCCCGCCGAAGCCACCACCCTGATCCTCCGCGCTTGGCTCTCGGAGCAGCCCGCCGTCGACGAACTCCTCTTCCGCTACATCCGCAAAGCCCTCGACGCGCCCGAATCGATTGCCACAAACTTCGCCGACCCGGACGTCCTCGAGGTGCGCAACCTCGCCCTCAAGGTCAGTCGCGAAGCCCACAAGCTCAAGCAGTTCGTCCGCTTCAGCAAGACGGCCGACGGGCTATACGTCGCCCCCATCCGCCCCGTCTACAACGCCCTCCCGCTGACCGTCCCCCACTTCACCGACCGCTTCTCCGACCAGCCCTGGGTGATCTACGACCTCTGCCGTCGCTACGGCTACCATTACGACCTCCACACCACGCGTGAAGTCACCCTGGCCGACGACGCCGCCCTCCGCTCCCGCCTTGACCCCGACCTCCTGGCCACCGACGAGCAGCGTTTCCAAGTCCTCTGGCGCGCCTACTTCCGTTCCCTCACCATCCGCGAGCGCCTCAACCCCCGCAAGCAGCGTCAAGACATGCCCGTCCGCTTCTGGCCCCACCTCACCGAAATGCAGCCGGAAGACCTCTGA
- the rplU gene encoding 50S ribosomal protein L21: protein MYVIVEINGQQFKAEQGKKLFVHHLRDVESGATVEFDKVLLVDADGSVQVGAPTVEGAKVICEVLSPLVKGDKVLVFHKKRRKGYRKLNGHRQQFTEVSIKQIIA from the coding sequence ATGTACGTAATTGTAGAAATCAACGGCCAGCAGTTTAAGGCCGAGCAAGGGAAGAAGTTGTTTGTCCATCACCTCCGTGACGTCGAGAGCGGCGCAACGGTGGAGTTCGACAAGGTGTTGTTGGTCGATGCCGACGGCAGTGTACAGGTGGGCGCGCCCACGGTGGAAGGTGCCAAGGTGATTTGCGAAGTGCTTTCGCCGCTGGTTAAGGGCGATAAGGTGCTCGTCTTCCACAAGAAGAGAAGAAAGGGTTATCGCAAGCTGAACGGACACCGCCAGCAGTTTACCGAAGTGAGCATCAAACAAATCATCGCTTAA
- the rpmA gene encoding 50S ribosomal protein L27 has protein sequence MAHKKGVGSSKNGRESESKRLGIKLFGGQKAKAGNIIARQRGTEFHPGKNVGMGRDHTLYALIDGVVVFKRGRENRSYISVEGFEAAPAPQVEQPAEA, from the coding sequence ATGGCACACAAAAAAGGAGTCGGCAGTTCCAAGAACGGCCGCGAATCAGAAAGCAAACGCTTAGGCATTAAATTGTTCGGTGGCCAGAAGGCCAAGGCCGGTAACATCATCGCCCGTCAGCGCGGCACGGAGTTCCATCCGGGCAAGAACGTGGGCATGGGTCGCGATCACACGCTGTATGCACTCATCGACGGCGTCGTAGTCTTCAAGCGCGGCCGCGAGAATCGTTCATACATCTCCGTCGAGGGCTTCGAAGCTGCCCCGGCGCCGCAGGTGGAGCAACCGGCAGAAGCATAA
- a CDS encoding C40 family peptidase, translated as MNNPNIPPPTLRLVALCFLACLMFFSCAAHRHTPAPMRVEHPAPTLGIEVTGADNAALYRIVAQWLGTPHRIGSSVCGVGTDCSGFVTTVYREVYGKTLERSSADMLAKNCRRISRHRLREGDLVFFHNGARRGKRRRVSHVGIYLKDGLFAHTSTSRGVVISSLDEEYYSRHWVAGGTVQ; from the coding sequence ATGAACAATCCCAACATACCTCCACCAACCCTTCGCCTGGTCGCACTGTGCTTTCTCGCGTGCCTCATGTTCTTCTCCTGCGCCGCACACCGACATACCCCTGCACCGATGCGTGTGGAGCACCCCGCCCCTACACTCGGCATCGAAGTGACAGGCGCAGACAACGCCGCACTCTATCGCATCGTAGCCCAATGGCTTGGTACACCTCACCGCATAGGAAGCAGTGTCTGCGGCGTGGGCACAGACTGCTCGGGCTTCGTCACCACCGTCTATCGTGAGGTATACGGCAAAACGCTCGAACGCTCCTCGGCCGACATGCTGGCAAAGAACTGCCGACGCATCAGCCGCCATCGGCTACGTGAGGGTGACCTCGTCTTCTTCCACAACGGAGCACGGCGAGGCAAACGCCGACGTGTCTCGCACGTGGGCATCTACCTCAAGGACGGACTCTTCGCCCACACCAGCACCTCGCGCGGCGTCGTCATTAGCAGCCTCGACGAGGAGTATTACAGCCGACACTGGGTGGCCGGCGGCACCGTACAGTAA
- the serS gene encoding serine--tRNA ligase: MLTIKVITEQRDEVIRRLAIKHFDATEIIDRIIALDKTRRASQTALDANLTEVNRLSKQIGGLMKEGKRAEADEAKAEVSRLKETNRTLEADKTQAEKDMHELLVLIPNLPHASVPEGTGADDNRCEETGGTIPELPADALPHWELARKYDIIDFELGVKITGAGFPVYKGKGARLQRALVNFFLDCARDAGYVEIEPPYVVNAESGYGTGQLPDKEGQMYHANLDDLYLIPTAEVPVTNIYRDVILNEADLPIRNTAYSACFRREAGSYGKDVRGLNRLHQFDKVEIVRIDRPEHSYTSLEEMVTYVRSLVEALELPWRILRLCGGDLSFTSALTFDFEVFSAVQKRWLEVSSVSNFESYQANRLKCRYRDADKKVQLCHTLNGSALALPRIVAALLENNQTPEGIIIPKVLVPYTGFERIS, encoded by the coding sequence ATGCTTACCATCAAAGTCATCACCGAACAACGCGACGAAGTGATCCGCCGACTGGCCATCAAACACTTTGACGCAACCGAGATCATCGACCGAATCATTGCACTCGATAAGACCCGACGCGCCTCCCAGACCGCCCTCGACGCCAACCTCACCGAGGTGAACCGTCTCTCCAAGCAGATCGGTGGACTGATGAAGGAGGGCAAACGCGCCGAAGCCGACGAAGCCAAGGCCGAAGTATCCCGCCTGAAAGAGACCAACCGCACGCTGGAGGCCGACAAGACACAGGCCGAAAAAGACATGCACGAGCTGCTCGTGCTCATCCCCAACCTCCCCCACGCCTCCGTGCCCGAAGGTACGGGCGCCGACGACAACCGTTGCGAGGAGACGGGCGGCACCATCCCCGAACTGCCTGCCGACGCACTGCCGCACTGGGAGCTGGCTCGCAAATACGACATCATCGACTTCGAGCTGGGCGTCAAGATCACCGGCGCCGGCTTCCCCGTCTACAAGGGCAAGGGGGCACGGCTGCAACGCGCGCTCGTGAACTTCTTCCTCGACTGCGCCCGCGACGCCGGCTATGTCGAGATCGAACCGCCCTACGTCGTCAACGCCGAATCGGGCTACGGCACCGGACAGTTGCCCGACAAAGAGGGGCAGATGTATCACGCCAACCTCGACGACCTCTACCTCATCCCCACCGCCGAGGTGCCCGTCACAAACATCTACCGCGACGTGATCCTCAACGAGGCAGACCTACCCATCCGCAACACGGCCTACTCCGCCTGCTTCCGCCGCGAAGCCGGTTCGTACGGCAAGGATGTACGCGGGCTCAACCGTCTGCATCAGTTCGACAAGGTGGAGATCGTCCGCATCGATCGGCCGGAGCACTCCTACACATCGCTCGAGGAGATGGTCACGTACGTCCGCTCACTCGTTGAGGCACTTGAGCTGCCGTGGCGCATCCTGCGACTCTGCGGCGGCGATCTGAGCTTCACCTCCGCCCTGACGTTCGACTTCGAAGTCTTCTCCGCCGTGCAAAAGCGTTGGTTAGAGGTCAGCTCCGTGTCGAACTTCGAGAGCTACCAGGCCAACCGCCTGAAGTGTCGTTACCGTGACGCCGATAAGAAGGTGCAGCTCTGCCATACGCTCAACGGTAGCGCCCTGGCCCTGCCCCGCATCGTGGCCGCGTTGCTGGAGAACAACCAGACGCCCGAGGGCATCATCATCCCCAAAGTGCTTGTGCCTTACACCGGCTTCGAGCGCATCTCGTGA
- a CDS encoding invasion associated locus B family protein, which produces MNRLIAFAMLLFAGTIAAQTPKLPQSGASAEDFAPEGWHVYFIENGDLNKDHVDDIAFILQNDDSGSRILAIAFGKKKRGYVLQEQDGGRFIAPKGNTDAFVDMSIQNGALRFNFLLPGSHAYDNDDSFIFRFQNKRFELIGWERKLRNKKNDRVNEVTSVNFSTQTVIYEDRTKKSETRQKHFDYGRLKTLGNVVPGKFSLSYDKL; this is translated from the coding sequence ATGAATCGACTGATTGCTTTCGCTATGCTGTTGTTCGCTGGAACAATAGCCGCACAGACCCCGAAGTTGCCCCAAAGCGGGGCTTCGGCAGAGGACTTTGCCCCCGAGGGGTGGCATGTGTACTTCATCGAGAATGGCGACCTCAACAAGGACCATGTCGACGACATCGCTTTCATCTTGCAAAACGATGATTCAGGCAGCCGCATTCTGGCCATCGCCTTCGGCAAGAAGAAGCGCGGATACGTGCTTCAAGAGCAAGATGGCGGCCGCTTCATCGCTCCCAAAGGCAACACGGACGCCTTTGTCGACATGAGTATCCAGAATGGCGCACTCCGCTTCAACTTCCTCCTGCCCGGCTCACATGCCTACGACAACGACGACAGCTTCATTTTCCGCTTCCAGAACAAACGCTTCGAGCTGATCGGCTGGGAGCGTAAGCTGCGCAACAAGAAAAACGACCGAGTAAACGAGGTCACCAGCGTAAACTTCTCCACCCAGACAGTCATCTACGAAGACCGCACGAAGAAGTCCGAAACACGCCAGAAGCACTTTGACTACGGCCGCCTGAAGACCCTCGGAAACGTTGTGCCCGGCAAATTCAGCCTCAGTTACGACAAGCTGTAA
- a CDS encoding nitroreductase family protein gives MLKDLLLQTRSFRRFYEDERLDADVLTAAIDAARLCPSARNAQPLKYRLVTERDECDRLFPTLRWAAYLKDWGGPAEGERPAAYLIQLLDTRIVRDPYCDDGIQALAILLSLAERGLGGCIIKAFNAKQIQADFRLPDYLEVRTVLAIGRPRETAVIEPMSPDGDYRYWRDAAGVHHVPKRAVEELIWKEEP, from the coding sequence ATGCTGAAAGATTTACTGCTACAAACCCGGAGCTTCCGGCGCTTTTACGAGGACGAACGCCTCGACGCCGACGTGCTCACCGCGGCCATTGATGCCGCACGACTCTGTCCCTCGGCGCGCAACGCTCAACCGCTGAAGTACCGCCTCGTCACCGAGCGCGACGAGTGCGATCGGCTCTTCCCCACGCTCCGCTGGGCGGCCTACCTCAAAGACTGGGGTGGACCGGCCGAGGGCGAACGACCCGCAGCATACCTCATCCAACTCCTCGACACACGCATCGTCCGCGATCCCTACTGCGACGACGGCATCCAGGCTCTCGCCATCCTGCTCTCGCTCGCCGAGCGCGGCCTAGGCGGGTGCATCATCAAGGCCTTTAATGCCAAACAGATTCAGGCCGACTTCCGACTGCCTGATTATCTCGAAGTGCGCACCGTGCTGGCCATCGGACGGCCGCGAGAGACCGCCGTCATCGAGCCGATGTCGCCCGACGGCGATTACCGCTATTGGCGCGATGCCGCGGGCGTGCACCATGTGCCGAAGCGCGCCGTCGAGGAGCTGATCTGGAAGGAGGAGCCATGA
- a CDS encoding DNA alkylation repair protein: MITDEIQRELQALGSIGKAADLARFFKTGPGEYGEGDRFLGVPVPGVRSVARRYYAKAGDEDLCRLLESDFHEVRLCCLLMLVERYERTRTRAVRAATADFYLRHRTHIDNWDLVDLTAYKILGRETFDTNDADLLRSLSDSERMWDKRIAIVATMYWLRQGHTDLTFELALRNLTHPHDLMHKANGWLLREAGKRDIVALCDFLRTHIHSLPRTTLRYAIERFPAEDRQAFLNLGKTLEHA, translated from the coding sequence ATGATCACGGACGAGATACAGCGCGAACTGCAAGCCCTCGGATCCATCGGAAAGGCGGCCGACTTGGCGCGCTTCTTCAAGACCGGCCCGGGAGAGTATGGCGAGGGCGATCGCTTCCTCGGGGTGCCCGTGCCAGGGGTGCGCAGCGTGGCGCGTAGGTATTATGCCAAGGCGGGCGACGAGGATCTGTGTCGGCTGCTTGAGAGCGACTTCCACGAGGTGCGCCTCTGCTGTCTGCTAATGCTTGTGGAGCGATATGAGCGAACCCGGACGCGGGCGGTACGTGCGGCCACGGCCGATTTCTATCTGCGGCATCGCACGCACATCGACAACTGGGATTTGGTGGACTTGACGGCGTATAAGATCCTCGGCCGAGAGACGTTCGACACGAACGACGCCGACCTCCTCCGCAGCCTCTCTGACTCCGAGCGGATGTGGGACAAGCGCATCGCCATCGTCGCCACCATGTACTGGCTGCGGCAGGGGCACACGGATCTGACCTTCGAGCTGGCCCTCCGCAACCTCACCCACCCGCACGACCTCATGCACAAAGCCAATGGCTGGCTGCTCCGTGAGGCCGGCAAACGCGACATCGTCGCCCTCTGTGACTTCCTCCGCACACACATCCACAGCCTTCCCCGCACCACCCTCCGCTATGCCATCGAGCGTTTCCCGGCCGAGGATCGGCAGGCATTCCTCAACCTCGGTAAGACGTTAGAGCACGCATGA